In Alphaproteobacteria bacterium, the genomic stretch CGATAGCGCGCGAAAGCTCGCCGATCGGTGGCCCGGCTCGATGACCCGTGAAATGACCCGCTCTGCGCACCATTCATCCCCAATCGGTTGCGAGGAGGATTCCATCGATTGGCGGACCGCCCACGAGTGGTTGAGCCGCCTCGCCGCCATGCCAAATGTTGCGAATGCGGAAGACGCAGCGGATGAAATCATTTGCCGATTGCTCAGCCAGCTCGGCTATGCCGCCATTGCAAAAGCCTGGAGCCGCGTCCACAAGGACCCGGATACGCCCTGACGGCGTAATAGTGCCGCTCACAGCCTACTGGGCAATACCCGCATAACATTGCCGCGGGGGCCGATCTAACGTCTCGGCGCTCCGCGGGTCGATCCCGGCTTGGGTCCAAATCAAGAACACATTATCCTTTTGCTCTGGCGGCTTGGCCCCTGGAACGCTATACCCACGACCCAAGGGCCGGGGCTGTCCCCTGTCCGGCTCCAAAAGGCTCTGATGGCGGATCGAGCCACCCGCGTGGGTGAGACATTGGCCTGACAACCAGCTAGGATTGCGAACCTGATGACGAACTTCGATCTCGACCTTTTGCTGATCAACCCGAGCGGCCGGCAAGAAATATATCAGAAGCTCGGCGACGATCTAACGGCGGTCGAGCCGCCATTGTGGTGCCGCCTTATCGCAGGATATGTCCGAGACCGAGAATATTCCGTCGAGATCATCGACGCGGATGCGGAAGGCTTGGGACCCGAGACCGTTGCGGCCAAGGTCCAGGCTCGGCGGCCCCGTCTTGTGGGCATGGTTGTATTCGGCCATCAGCCTTCAGCATCGACCCAGCAAATGGCTGCCGCGGGTCCCGTCTGCCGTGCGATCAAAGGTGTCGCACCGGGTCAGAAGATCATCATCGTGGGCGGCCACGTCGCCGCGTTGCCAGAGCGCACGCTTCGCGAGGAAGCGGTGGATTTTGCCTGCAACGGCGAAGGGCCGGTCACGGTCGAGGAGCTTCTTGCGGTCTTGCGCGGGCCCGAACCGCACGATTTTTCCAAAGTCCAGGGTCTCGTGCATTGGAGTGGAGACGAAATTCGGAATAACCTTTCAGCTCCGCTCATCCGGGATCTCGACAAGGACCTGCACGGGAACGTGTGGGATCTCTTGCCGATGGCGAGGTACCGGGCGCACAACTGGCAATGCTTCGGCGATCTTGCGTCCCGACAGCCCTACGCGTCGATCTACACTTCGCTCGGCTGCCCCTATAAATGCACCTTCTGTTGCATCAACGCGCCGTTCGGCGCCAATCGCTATCGTATGCGCAGCCCGAAGGCGGTCGCCGCCGAGATAGACCACCTCCACAACAACTTCGGGATCAAGACCTATAAGATCATCGACGAGATGTTCGTCTTGAACGAGCGGCACGTCCTCGCCGTTTGCGACGAGCTTATCGCGCGAGACTACGATCTGAATATCTGGGCCTATGCCCGTGTCGACACGGTCAAACCGCACATGCTCGAGAAACTGAGAAAGGCAGGTGTGCGGTGGTTGGCACTCGGCATCGAGTCGGGCAGCGAGCATGTCCGTGACGGAGCCGAGAAATCCTTCTCCCAAGCCGAGATCGTCGGGATCGTGCGCCAGATTCAAGAGGCGGGCATCAACGTTATCGGCAATTTCATCTTCGGGCTGCCCGACGACGATCTCGAGACCATGCGGGAAACGCTCGAACTGGCTGTCGAACTCAATTGCGAATTTGCGAACTTCTATTCGGCCATGGCCTACCCCGGCTCCCAGCTCTATCGCATGGCCGTCGAGCAGGGCTGGGCGCTACCGGAGCGATGGACAGGCTTTTCCCAACATAGCTACGATTGCCTGCCGCTCCCGACTGAGAAGCTGGCCGCGGCCGAGGTGCTCAAATTCCGCGACGAGGCGTTTCACAGATACTTCGCGAACAAGCGCTATTTGGACATGATGACCCAGAAGTTCGGCTGGGATACGCGCACGCATATCGAGGATATGGCCCGGCAGAAGCTTCGACGCCGGATTGTCGAGGAGTGGGAGGCCGGTGCCAGCACCCGCCGCGCCGAGCAACCGGCGGCGTGAGTAGCGCGCAGCACTTCCCCAGACGAGATTGCTTGGCGTCGCTCGATGTGCTTGTCCTCGCAGGCGGTCTCGGCACGCGCATCCAATCGGTGCTGGGCGACACGCCAAAGGTT encodes the following:
- a CDS encoding radical SAM protein encodes the protein MTNFDLDLLLINPSGRQEIYQKLGDDLTAVEPPLWCRLIAGYVRDREYSVEIIDADAEGLGPETVAAKVQARRPRLVGMVVFGHQPSASTQQMAAAGPVCRAIKGVAPGQKIIIVGGHVAALPERTLREEAVDFACNGEGPVTVEELLAVLRGPEPHDFSKVQGLVHWSGDEIRNNLSAPLIRDLDKDLHGNVWDLLPMARYRAHNWQCFGDLASRQPYASIYTSLGCPYKCTFCCINAPFGANRYRMRSPKAVAAEIDHLHNNFGIKTYKIIDEMFVLNERHVLAVCDELIARDYDLNIWAYARVDTVKPHMLEKLRKAGVRWLALGIESGSEHVRDGAEKSFSQAEIVGIVRQIQEAGINVIGNFIFGLPDDDLETMRETLELAVELNCEFANFYSAMAYPGSQLYRMAVEQGWALPERWTGFSQHSYDCLPLPTEKLAAAEVLKFRDEAFHRYFANKRYLDMMTQKFGWDTRTHIEDMARQKLRRRIVEEWEAGASTRRAEQPAA